A stretch of DNA from Oreochromis aureus strain Israel breed Guangdong linkage group 23, ZZ_aureus, whole genome shotgun sequence:
TGACGATGATAATCACTGCAAATATCTCGAATGCTGTTACTCAAGCAGCGTTATTTCACATAATTTACTGAGATCGGTTACAATTGGATATGCcacaaatgagagaaaaaaaacaaaacaaataacagaGTCTCATTTTCTACAGACTGATCGGTCTCAGtttgtttacttatttatttttgcattactgGAGTATAAAGGCCACGGTGCAACTATTTGGGGGAGTATTTGTTCTCCATGTGAGTCTTCATTCCTTGGCTATTGCATTAGTCTGTGTAAAAGTAGAGCCAGCACACTAGGGTTTGTGATAACAGCCCTTAGACTGTTTGACAGCCTCCTCAAGCGACTTCCTGGTTACTAGCAGTCGCACCACAtcctctctcttctttgttaGTTTTTTACGAGCCTGATCATGAGTCACCATGGTCATGTCCCAACCGTTCACCTGGAAAGAAGGAAGGAACTTagtttgaaataaaaagaatcaaataccaAAAGTGAAAGTCACTACAGCACTGCTCCTGAGGTACACAGCGCCATCTTGTGGATCAActattcaaaaagaaaaacttcatttcactaCACACCTGCATTATTTTGTCTCCTATCTTCAAGCCGGCCAAGTCTGCTGGGCCTTTAGGTGATATCCTGGTCACATAAATGCCCTGTGAAAACAAAGAACTcaccatttcatttattttttttttaaaccagaatTGGACAGCAGGTCTGGTTTAAAATAGGTTGTCCAAAATAATACAGAATATCCCtgaaggacatttaaaaaaggTGGCCTTTGCCTCCAATACTGCCAGTCTGGAGCTCTGGCAGTACAGGAGGAGGATCTCAGGGGGACAAGCATCAAGTGTAAAGGATACACTAGCATAAGAAATGATTTTTGTCCCATTAAAGTAAAACTAGgataaaataaagagaaaaatggACAGAGGCCTGATCTGTTGTTAATTTAAGGGCACAGAGGACACATCTCTCACAACAAAGTTCCTGTAATGCTCAAAAATATGTTAATAAAGGAAACGGTAAAAGTGTAGAAGCCAGTATTTAAGTCTTATTCCTCTCTAACAAATCAGCTGGTACATTTCTGTGCAGTCAGCATGCCTTTATGTAAACCTGAAGTCTTCCTTACTGTGACTCTGCTGAGTTTGTTTAGTTACCACCCGAGGCCATGAGTAATGTGTTCAGGCCTGTAGCTAACCAAAGCAAGAAGTACTTTGTGGAGTACTTGTACCACTACGCTTTAGTGCAATTGCAACTTGTGGGTGGATATTCAGTATCTTGCCAAATTAAGAATAAAATCCACATAACCAAAACGAGTGACCCAAAGacaatatttttattcttggactcaaTAACCTCAGCAAAGGCCTTCAGTTCCTTCACTGCATGAAACAAGCTGCTTTAGCTCCTCTCCCTTTGAGACACatttgttctgattggctgctcctcACAAACAGAAAGTCTGGTGGGGCTACCACCCACTATTTCCCTAAACTATGTCcctaaaatgaacaaataaaagacATCTTCtctcatcaaaaaaaaaaaaattgtctgaAACTGAGCGTTCAGAGCAGCTCATCATCTTAAACTTCGATCACATTTATACTAAAATCCACCGCTGTATATGTATAACCATGACAGAAAACAGGGAAAATATATAGAAGTCCACTTTTAAAACGATCTGATTTCACTTTTGACAGGGTCATTTGTGGGTTTATTCCTTTCGGCTACGTCACTATTGTCTACAAATATTCTATTAAGAACAAAGGGAGAgaatcaaaatgaaaatgacTGCACTTAAAGAGATGATGGCTGCAGATAAACTCACTTTGTCAGATTTGTCCTCAGAGAAGGGATTCTGCCCGGGGTCCTGGTCTATCCCTCCTCCGATGCTGAAGCCAAGGATGAGATTCTCTCCTTGCCGCAGCTTCTGAATCTCAACTCGTTCCTGTttaacaaaggaaaacaaatttaaaaacattaaatactgTTGAGGAAAATATTGGGTAGGCTTATCACCAAGCTTTCTCGTGTGCTGCTAAGTCACGTTTGCTGAAATATGTTCTTGTTTCCATTGCTGCTAATGTTAATAAGATAAACTCCAGTTAAATTAGGTTGACAGCACCATGGAAAGAACATAATTGCTTCCCTTCACAGTTCACTACGATAGGTTTAAAAACTCTTCACTATGAAGGTAGAAAAATGAAACACTTCCATACCCATAAATAATCACAGCTGCGTTCATTTAAAACCCATGTGTATATTGTCTTATATAACAGCTCATGCTTGGAAATCATTACGATCCAAAAAGCACTGAAATGATGGTATGCATGCATGAAGCACAcgtttcatatttttatatcaaCTCCCAACTGACATTCACATCGCAGTAATTACAGAAAGATGGGCAACTTATCTTTCCATTAGGTAGTGAAGCACCGACTTATCACCACAGACTCATTTTGTAGATTTCAGCGCAGGCAAACGGTTGAACTCAGAGGCTGTTTCTTCTTAACTCGAGTCCATAGACAGACTCTTAATTAACGGGCCCTACCCCTGACACTGACAAGCAGCTGCAGTTTCACTACATCGCAGAGACAGATGACTCAGAGGGACTCTTCAAACACAAAGCCTGGCTCTGTGTGTGCGACAGTGAATAATCAGACAGCCTCTCGGTGGTGTGGCTGATCCAAAGTCTGACAATGACTTGAGCTGCTTTTCTCAGTGCGCCAGTCAGACAGGCAGGTAGGACTCACACAGTCTGCGTAATCACAAGGACACTACAGGCAGACTTAAAAGTCAGCATGTGTATGCTACAGTATTTTTTGACGTGTTCATGCTGTTGACAAACTGATGTACTTAGTCACAGTGAGAAGTCTTTCTTTATATGCTAACAATGGGCAATTTCAGCTTGTTGCTAGGTGGTTGCTAGGGATGTATAATTCAGTTTTTGTGAatgtcaattcagttttatagacatgaaataaaaatcatATAACACTTTTAATAGCTGTTATTTGTGCATTAAAGGCATACACCAGTCTATTATGACTCATAATATCTGATATAGATTGGAGCTTTCAGGGGCTAAGTTGTACCTGTGTGCCAACACAGGTGATTTGGTTGTTCAAGACttgatgaaaaaacaaacaaacaaacaaacaaaaaaaaaaagaaactagatgatgtttgtgtgtgtaagttTGTGTATTACATTAAAATTGCTTCAAAGGTATTTTTGTGTAGACCTGTAACATCACTGCCTGTGGATACTTGGTTGGTGCTGTAAAAACTTTTCAAGTTACAAATTCTCAAAGTTCAAAAAGTAGGTCGAAATTTTGCAATTTAAAATTTGCCACATTTTTCCAGCATTTTTGATTCCTCTTAACTTTATAAGTGCAAGAAGTAGCCACAAGAAACTtccaggcagaaaaaaaaacttacttttttttttttgacatgaCCTCTAAAAGTTTATTcaacttaaattttttttaacattttcttagCTGAATTATCAGGGAAAAAAGCTAAAACATGGAGTATCTTTCAGTTGCAGTTGCTGTTATGTTAAATTGGTCATGCAGTTTTACTATTGGTCCTATGATATATCataaacattattctgaaaataaaacaaacttttgGATTTATGTCTTTAGGTTTTCGCCACTGGAGGTTTTTGGTACAATGTTATGTAACTACCTCCTGTACGCAAGAATTCATGACtcaaaaatgtctgaaaaattAACGGGAATTTAAACACACCCACACGTCCTTCCAGGGCTTGGAACGAAAAACAATGATAGTACAGTAGCGCAATTATTGCGCAAGTCAGGACTTCTAtcttataatattttattataggAGGTGGCTTGATCTGAGGTGTGTGTCAGCCAGCAGGGGCACAACTGAgtgatcattttaaaaaaaaaaaaaattatattaaagaattaaaaatgtattttagaaGACATTACAGAAACTGATTCTTACACACAACTGACAAGACTATGATTGGGATAAACAACCTCTCTGCCCCTGCACACTCTCTGATGCTAGGGGGTAGAGGCTACAAGGTGGATACACTGGATGGGTATGGATCCACCCTCATCCCAGTCCCCACAAATCACtgactgctgttttgtttgatcAGGACAAATCAAACGCAATGCCTCTTTCATATCAATATTTCAGTCTATTTACACAAAAGGGGCTCTGAGGGGACAAATGTTGAGCTGCAAAtgtcaaataaaagcaaaaaagatcAAGCAACAGTGATTtatgaaaaaatataaagttaAATAAAGATTTGACTCTGAAAAACTTGACTTATCAGCTAGCTCAAATCACAGCAATTGTTCAGATTTCCTAGTATTGATATTTCAGTGcttgtcacacacacatgcttcaCTGGCCTGCTAAAATCCCAGCTGTCCATCTCCAGCTAGATCTTCATCTTTGGAGCAGTGTCCACAAAACTGTACAAAACAGAGTTGTGATATTTTGCCAGCGCACAATAGTTGAAACGCTGTGTGAGGCTACATGTAGAAGACCAGGAAAGCTGATTTACAAAGGTGGTGACGCCCATTTTCATTAACAGCAGTTTTCTGACGATAAACTCAGTTGTCTTTTAATTAACGCTCAACTAAATGTCACCCTTCGTGTCCCGCGTTAGTGCCCAGTTCTTTGCTGGTGTGATTTAATGAGTTATTCGGTTAAATTTAACATTACTGGGAACATAAAGTGCTCATATCTGTTCAGCTGCTCCCACTCAACTGCTTTTAGCTAAACAAAGAAAGTCGCCCTGCAGTTAGCAAAAACGCCAGTTAGCTGGTTAGCGCGTATAGTTACCCAACATTAGTTAATTCAGAGTTTGCACCGATACGGTTTGATGCTAACGTCGGGTGAGAAGCTGAACAATAGAGTGCGGTCAAATGTGGAGAGCCACAGCCCTCAAACTTaccacaacagcagtcaccggCTGACCTGGGACGAAAGACATACTCGCTGAGCTGTTTGGCTTATATAGAGAAGAAACTTTCCGCTTCTGCTGttttaaaaactaaagacaacTCGATTCAGATAGCGGGACTACTTCCTAGATCCTTACATGAAATAGCGCAGGAAGATCCTGAGCTGGAAACCAAAGGCTTTAGGGATGATGTCACGTCGCCCCCAGGCGTTCGGGTTCGCGTGTTTTGTCTCACCTTTGTAGCCAGGGAGGGCGGTGTTTAAATGCTGGCAGTCGTCCCGTTATGACTCTGAacagaaatttaaaacaaatcgAACTCATTACGGGGTTTTTGCTCCTCCTTTGCTCAGGCGAACACCGACAGCTGTTTTCCTTATATCGAATTGGCTAACAGTGACTTCTCGGTCGATCCTGTTTTCTTGATCGCACTTAGTCGACAGGATATTCGAAAATTAATTCGACTTTGATCATGGATTTTGTACAACTTTAGAACACTTTGCTTGGTTTTACTTTTGCGCTCAATCACATAGATGACAATTTCCTCTAGAAAACaatataacaaaaat
This window harbors:
- the tax1bp3 gene encoding tax1-binding protein 3, whose translation is MSFVPGQPVTAVVERVEIQKLRQGENLILGFSIGGGIDQDPGQNPFSEDKSDKGIYVTRISPKGPADLAGLKIGDKIMQVNGWDMTMVTHDQARKKLTKKREDVVRLLVTRKSLEEAVKQSKGCYHKP